DNA sequence from the Paenibacillus azoreducens genome:
AGCGCCGCCAGCTCGACCGGATCGCCTGCGTCGCGCAGATTCTCGAAATGAACCCCTTTAACCACCCGGCCGTCCTTTACGTCCAGACACGGGATGATGCGTTTTGCCAGCATGGCATTCTCTCCTTTGCATCGATAGTGCTTATGTTCCCGGCAGCCTAAGCCGCCATGAACCGCTTCATCATTGTTTAAAGGCGATATTGGCGAGATATACGGGTTTTGCGTTAATCGCCCCCCTCACCCGATGCCCATATGCCGCTCTACCAACTCTATTTTAATGTGTTTACCGCCTCGGCCAGATCAATGCTGCCCGTGTACAAAGCTTTGCCTACGATCGCGCCGCCGACACCCTCATTTCGATACTCATGCAGCCGGATCAAGTCATCAAGCACGCTAACGCCTCCTGAGGCAATGACTGTGCGGCCGCTGCCTTTAGCCAAAGCTACGATTGCGTCCACATTGGGGCCCTGCATCATGCCATCCCTTGAAATATCCGTGAAAATGAAGGTTTCCGCACCCTTTGCAGCCAATTCTTTGGCAAGTTCCTCGGCCTTTACCTCGGATGTCTCCAGCCAGCCGCGTGTCGCCACGTATCCATTCCTGGCATCAATGCCGATCGCAACTTTATCGCCGTACGTGCCAAGCACTTCTTCCGTAAATGCCCGATCTTCAATCGCTGCGGTACCGATGATAACCCGGCTCACCCCAAGAGAAAGCAGACGCTTCACATCGGCAAGCGTTCGCAGGCCGCCTCCGACCTGAACCGGAACGTTGACGCCGGAAGCAATCGCCCCGATCACCTCATCGTTCACCGGATGGCCGGCTTTTGCCCCATCCAAATCGACCAAGTGGATATAAGCTCCGCCCTGAGCTTCCCACGCTTTGGCCGCAGCCAGCGGGCTGTCGTTATAAACCGTTTCCTGATTGTAATCCCCTTGAATCAGCCGGACGCATTTGCCGCCCCGGATATCAATGGCCGGATAAATGATGAATGATGACATGAAATAGCTCCCCCGCTTCCCCATATTCGTACATTTCACTTGTTTCGAATCAGTGCTTATCTTTTAACAGGTACGCCGCACAGCTTCAAAAAGCGCCCAAGCAGCTCCATGCCAAGCTCGCCGCTTTTTTCCGGGTGGAACTGCATCCCGTATACCTGGCCGCGCCCGACAATCGCCGTTACCGGCTGTCCGTAATCCGTTACCGCAAGCAAATCCGACTCCACTTCCGGAAGAACATGATAGGAATGCACGAAATAAACATGTCCTTCCGCAAGTCCCGCCAGCAGCGGATCGTTCTTTTGCAGGAACTCGAGCCGGTTCCACCCCATATGCGGCACTTTATAATCTCCTTGTGGAAAACGGATCACCCGTCCCGGCAAAATGCCCAGCCCCTCATGCTGCCCGTGCTCCTCGCTGCTCCCGAACAGGAGCTGCATGCCAAGACAAATGCCAAGCAGCGGTTTCCCGGAAGCGGCAGCTTCCT
Encoded proteins:
- the hisA gene encoding 1-(5-phosphoribosyl)-5-[(5-phosphoribosylamino)methylideneamino]imidazole-4-carboxamide isomerase is translated as MSSFIIYPAIDIRGGKCVRLIQGDYNQETVYNDSPLAAAKAWEAQGGAYIHLVDLDGAKAGHPVNDEVIGAIASGVNVPVQVGGGLRTLADVKRLLSLGVSRVIIGTAAIEDRAFTEEVLGTYGDKVAIGIDARNGYVATRGWLETSEVKAEELAKELAAKGAETFIFTDISRDGMMQGPNVDAIVALAKGSGRTVIASGGVSVLDDLIRLHEYRNEGVGGAIVGKALYTGSIDLAEAVNTLK
- the hisH gene encoding imidazole glycerol phosphate synthase subunit HisH → MSIAIADYGMGNLHSVSKAVERLGAEALITGDRTELLAASGIILPGVGAFGDAMRHLQESGLAEVMKEAAASGKPLLGICLGMQLLFGSSEEHGQHEGLGILPGRVIRFPQGDYKVPHMGWNRLEFLQKNDPLLAGLAEGHVYFVHSYHVLPEVESDLLAVTDYGQPVTAIVGRGQVYGMQFHPEKSGELGMELLGRFLKLCGVPVKR